The genomic DNA TGAAAGTTAACCTTTTACCCTGCATTTCCTCTGTACATTCTTgacctaagttttttttttgggggggtttattttctttattttggttGAGTTTAAGTGAAAGTAGAAGATGCTACAATCAAGTTTTGAGTTACTGGACATTTCTTGCTAAGTGCTTCATTATCTTCTTATCACAGAAATTATGGTAATTGTTTTTCCTTGTATATCATGTCTTCGttagttttgattttggttcttGACTTTATGCAGAAAGCAACACACATCAGAAAAGATGGTTCTAGTGTTAGGCCAAGAAGCTCTCTTGAAAAGGCTATTAGGGAGTTAGAGAAGATGGTGGCGGAATGTAAGTCTTGAAATTCTGTGACAATTCTATTTTTTGTACATGATAATTTGCACAACTTATTGGAAATAACTAATTGCTTATGGTGTAACATATTACAGCAAGGCCACCAACTGTGGAAAGTCAAGAGGCAGATACTTCATCCCAGGCAGTTAAAAGGAGATTACCAAGAGAAATAAAGATGAAGCTTGCTAAAGTTGCTAGACTAGCGGTACTAGAGAAGTGCTAAAATCGCTTTAACTGTTCTAGTTATTGACTTTggattattttgaaaattttggaaaaaatacacTTAACCCCCCATGAATGGACACCTCATTCACACttacccctcaaattaccatttGTGATAAAGAAATAACCCCCTTCAACTACCAATCAGTTGTTAGCCGCTGGTGTTAAAATGGACAAAATTTGTAGCACTTTCCATACACATGCATATTTTGGACTTGAGATACCCGTATTTTTTCTCAACTATCATTTGCGAAAaaccctcaaactaccattttgtgatCCCCTCAAATTATTGTTTTGTTGCGATGTGGCCCATCCATTAGATATTGGCATTAAGATGGACAGAAAATGGCGTACATGACTTGCATGTGCATATTTTAGACTTGAAAGATCCAAATTGCCTCGATTGTGGAGGAAAAATGCaataaaaacaaagagaggAAGGGGTCAAATGTAACAATGGTAATTTGGGGTGTGGCAATTTAGGATTTTTAAAGTCCAAAATATACATGTGTAGGTCATGTGCAcatttttttgtccattttaaCGCCAACAGCTAACGGAGGGAATATTTTGCAACAAAATGGTATCTTAAGGGGTCAAGTATCAcaaatagtagtttgagggtAAGTCCGATTCATGCAGGGTAAGTGTattctcccaaaaaaaattcattatgCCCGTAAtacagacacacacacacacacacatatatatatatacatgcatgcatacatatgtttatatatatacctgaaaCCTTTAAAGAAGttccataagtttttttttggttgcagcAGGCAAGCCAAGGGAGAATATCGAAGGAGTTACTTAGTCGGCTTATGAGTATTCTTGGTCATCTAATTCAGCTCAGAACCTTGAAGGTATCACCATCTGTTATAAAAGAAAGATGTCTCTTTGGTACCTGTTGCTCCATTTTCCAATTATCGTTTTAAGACTATATCATTTAGTTGGGGTAGGGATGGATGAAGTTTATGATATTTAATGCATTTGAACAAAGCCACAAACCTGCAGTTGGTGGCTTATAATACTTTCTTGGCAGCTAATGGTGTTGAATCTGTAAACCAGTGTCAAGACTAAATTACAACAATGACACTAGTATATTGTAACAAGGTTACCACTTACCAATAACTATCCAACCTCGTTTCCCAAGATTTTGAagtgattgatttgattttaatcagataaaagtCAACAGgtttattttaagtttaactatcgatatattttatttggctCTTAAGTTTAGTGACCATGGAGGGAAAAAAACGGTCGTAGTTTTGTGGACCACTAGAGGACCTTAGTGGAATTTAGGGATTTATTCTTTAGGACTCTTCTTTGGGCtgcttatttatcaaaaaaaagaaaaaggactctTCTTTGGGCTGCTGCCTCATattattgtagttttttttttgaattttcttgcttttttagATTTCTTCTCTGTTACTTGCTAGgcttctctcttgtatacttcgtatgtacttgggttgtgcttttgtgctttttaatgaatttgtgattaattacttataaaaatagttTAGCAACCAAATTTCCTGACCTTTTCTAAAGACGATGTGATTTATTAGGGTCTTGACCTTGACATGGTAATAATGtgcttgaatttttttcaatttggatGATAAAAAGTCTCTCTGTCATTCTTGTTTCTGCGATGGATAAATAAGGTCGTATCATTTTTCTCATGAACATGGTTATTGCTGAAAACTTAGTCTTCATATTATTTTATCAAGTGTCTCTTTTTACTTATCTAGTTTTGGTGTTAgttaatttgagtttttaattCATCTACAAGAATTAAATGATGGCCAGTACTTATGAAATGTGTTTTTTGCTacagagaaatttgaaagtcATGATTAGTATGGGTTTATCAGCAAAACAGGAGAAAGATAATAGATTTCAACAGATAAAGAAGGAAGTAGTTGAGATGATCAAAATTCAGGCGCCCTCTTTGGAGTTGaaggtttgtttgtttgtagtcttttttttttttttgtatttgtctttctctctctctctctctccctctctgtgcATGTGCGAGTCTTGACCCATTGGTgtgtataatttttttcttttcttttcttcttttttctcttttagctGGGTGAAAGTGAAATTTGATAGatgataattatttatttatctatttattttttaaattccacATGACCCACAAAGCCTCTTATCTTACTACTAGGGTCAGCATCATGATCCCTTTTCCTTTTAGCTTTATGTTGGATCCCTTCTTCTGCCAAGTTAGAGGCTATTGTGTCTTTCTCTGTTGGAACGTATGTGCTTTCTGGCCTTCCTTTTGTCCTAGAGTGCCCAGTTTTGTTTACCCTTGCTGGTGCTGTCATTAGTCTTTGTTTCTCCTGACTGTACCATTACTTTCTTTCATTTATCACTGTTGAACtcagaattattattattattattatttttttttcatagagaAAGGATTTGTCTATTATAAAGCTGAGTAGATGGTTTTCTTGTGATGCTTGTACATATCTCAATCACAACATTTCTTATGAACTTTGCCCAAGTCAATGTGAAGTGCATCATATGTTTTCTCAGGCATTTGGGCAGCAAGCTGGAGCATCAGATGATTTTCAAGAATTATGTTCGGAAGAAAaaggagttaaaaaaaaatttagtatggATGCTGCATTGGAGGACAAGATTTGTGATCTTTATGACCTTTTTGTTGATGTACAGATTTGCCCTTTCTCTGCCCTTTCCTGAAAAATGTCTTCCTTTATGGTGGAGGgatcttttcttattttatcttattCTTTATGGTTCTAGGGGCTGGATGAAGAAGCGGGTCCACCAGTTAGGAAGTTGTATGGAGAGGTAATTTAACTTTTCATGTATTTGTATAGTTTCACTGCTGGCACTTCCAGAATATCTGGCTGCTTTTGTCATGTTGCATATGAAAATCTTAATGAAGCTGTATGCGATGACCATAACGGAGTCCAAATCAGCTCCTCTAGTTGTTTCCTCATGAGTTGTGTTTCAGTTTTCCACTATTTAGTAAAAAATGTCTTTTGCACGAGATTGGGGGCCAGTGACTTCCCTTTCTCTCCTCATAAAAGTTGAGTCTTAACTCTGAGCATTGTGTTGATTGGCTATTCCTTTGACCAGCTTTCTGATTATTCTCTATTGAGTCATTTCTTTATAGTCTTTGTATCACCTAAAATTTTCTGAATCACTTTGACTCTTTCATGCTATGGTTTCTGTTCTTTTAAAGTTGATCTTTTGATGATTATATTATCGTTATGACTGTCCAAACAATCCATGGTAATTTCCAAGCTTTTCTGACTTACGAGTCACATCTGTGGTTCAGCTTGCGGAATTGTGGCCCAATGGTTTCATGGACAACCATGGGATCAAACGAGCAATTTGTAAGGCAAAGGAGAGGCGGAGGGCACTGTACAACAGACATAAGGTATGTCGTACCCATTTTATCTCAGATGTTGGTAAGGGTGTTTGTGCTCCTTAGCTTTGATTTCTGTACATGCCATTCGATATGTTAACTTGAGATATTTCTTGTGCAGGCTGGATGTATAAATATACATAAGGATTATGGGGGGTGAATTGTATATTTCTTTAAGTACTTAGCATTAGTAAAACCTGAAAAAACTAAACCtgttttattggaaaaattaattagaaaaaaaagacatcCTGCAATATGTGGTACATTAGTTGGCTTTTGGATGTGACCTCTCCCCAGTTTACTCAGTGACATGGCTGTGTCGTGTGTGTGAAGATCATACAGAGTTGTTTCCGCATGGTCAAAATATGTTGTATTGATTTAATATGAGATATCTTAGAGTACTGATACACGGCACACCCCATCTTTCAAAGCCTTAGCATGGTCCTCTCAACcgaaaaatcaattttcatgcaCTAAATGGTATGGGAGACAACACCACATAGGATTTGGGGGGATGTGGggtgatatatagcattactcgatcTCTTATACTTGGGCCCTATAGTGGTAGGCACAGTGTTGTGAAGTTATTATAGTTTGTTTTGATCTCACCTGAGTCCTTCAGTATGAATTCTTTATAACATGTaaggtataaaaaaaaatattaaagaaaaaacaacttATGTAATCAAAGGTTATGCAGTGAAAATTTTTTTCTCGTGTACGCttcatttttcctttccttcttttcccttttttcttaattacccttttttcccctttccATCTCATTGTGGCAATGTTGGTTACAAGGACTGTTTAATTGGTCATTTATGAAAAACTGATGATGGAATACAGTGCTTGTTACCCTCATGTTGTTGTTCCAAGTTGACTGATatctgatttatttttttataatttcttttttataggAACAGGAGAAAATCACGAGGAAGAAGATGTTGGCACCTAAAATAGAGGAGACTGTTCGAGTTGAGGGTAATTCAATTGCTCAGCCGCAGTCTGGGCGCGAGCGCTTGTCTACTGAAACTGGCGGCCATGGTTTAACCCCAGCAAACAGGCCAGTGTCTAATAATACAAGTGCAGCAGTCAGGATGCAGAGTCCCTCATCGAATGGTCCTCTTAACTCGGACCGGATAAAACAAGAGAAGTTAAAGGGAACTTCAAGCAATTCCCTGGATGATGCTAGGGTTTCAGATGGTGGAATGCCAAAGAAGAAGGTAAAGAGGAAGCCAGAAGTGGAGTTGGATGAAACTCATTTCCGTCCAGAAAAGTTAGCTTCTCAACAGGGAGAGGAACGATACAAGCCCCTCAAGCAGGCTGCTGGTCTTCCCCATAAATCAAACCTTCCGTCAACTGCTCCTCAAGTGTTGAACAGTCAAACTGACATGATATAGCTCAATTAGGAAGTTTACACCGTTTAATCTTTTGCGTAACACAAGtaattgtttttcctttttctttttttttttttttttaatttttatgggcGTTATTCATTCTGACCAACTGATTGTTAccatttttgtaattatatgtTCTTTAATGGTGCCTTGTGGATTAAAGATTTATCTTTAATAGAGATGGCAGCACAGCAAAGCTATGATTTCTTGTGCAGAGGTgttctttctgttgttttttactttttggccTTGATTCTTGGTTGTATGGATATATAGTCACATTGCTTTGGTTGCTACTGGCGATAATTTCACATGCAATGGAAACCAAATATTTGAACTGAATAAGGGCTATGAAATTCAGGCAAAGTAGATATGGAATTGAATGGTTCAACTAAAAATGAAGTCATAAAACAATGAGTGATTCTATGCTTCACCATTTTATCCTCCTTCTATCTTTCAAAAGTTGGTGCGCCTTGAAAATTACATGAGGGACTTATTCAAAATTGGAAAGGCATTCCAAAGTgccttcaaaataaaaatttaaaagattgtGCTAAAGGTAAGATAACTTTAAATGTAGGCATTTTTTATGAATTGTttttactagttttttttttatttattttttattttttattcaatattggGATGGGGAAAAGGGa from Corylus avellana chromosome ca6, CavTom2PMs-1.0 includes the following:
- the LOC132184306 gene encoding ubinuclein-1-like isoform X2, which encodes MLMEEEKAVGVGGGESSRASSSFVKAGDRQMFTVELRPGETTIVSWKKLLKDANKVNGSASTSVPDPPADVRPVLESRLAPGQPTEDEVNDAPAPHRFSAVIEKIERLYMGKDSSDEEDLHDFPDDDQYDTEDSFIDDAELDEYFEVDNSAVKHDGFFVNRGKLERINKPTVLPNQQPKKRRRKDLEKGHGRNDDCHASTKHVKKDKMAAGRIAATLVKDSSSPSQNLDVTRENLQDVKFQNQLSAPGNSSKKKSADAKTIFDPSPSLKVSNGDASVSLEVRDIDMQKTGAIQSKNLGDKLKDVGGSFEISQQKHLDKSAYAQSKSLPGRPLNSVDQLELSIRPKEKNSIRELSENNFSVDKSAMQMTKATHIRKDGSSVRPRSSLEKAIRELEKMVAESRPPTVESQEADTSSQAVKRRLPREIKMKLAKVARLAASQGRISKELLSRLMSILGHLIQLRTLKRNLKVMISMGLSAKQEKDNRFQQIKKEVVEMIKIQAPSLELKAFGQQAGASDDFQELCSEEKGVKKKFSMDAALEDKICDLYDLFVDGLDEEAGPPVRKLYGELAELWPNGFMDNHGIKRAICKAKERRRALYNRHKEQEKITRKKMLAPKIEETVRVEGNSIAQPQSGRERLSTETGGHGLTPANRPVSNNTSAAVRMQSPSSNGPLNSDRIKQEKLKGTSSNSLDDARVSDGGMPKKKVKRKPEVELDETHFRPEKLASQQGEERYKPLKQAAGLPHKSNLPSTAPQVLNSQTDMI
- the LOC132184306 gene encoding ubinuclein-1-like isoform X1 translates to MLMEEEKAVGVGGGESSRASSSFVKAGDRQMFTVELRPGETTIVSWKKLLKDANKVNGSASTSVPDPPADVRPVLESRLAPGQPTEDEVNDAPAPHRFSAVIEKIERLYMGKDSSDEEDLHDFPDDDQYDTEDSFIDDAELDEYFEVDNSAVKHDGFFVNRGKLERINKPTVLPNQQPKKRRRKDLEKGHGRNDDCHASTKHVKKDKMAAGRIAATLVKDSSSPSQNLDVTRENLQDVKFQNQLSAPGNSSKKKSADAKTIFDPSPSLKVSNGDASVSLEVRDIDMQKTGAIQSKNLGDKLKDVGGSFEISQQKHLDKSAYAQSKSLPGRPLNSVDQLELSIRPKEKNSIRELSENNFSVDKSAMQMTKATHIRKDGSSVRPRSSLEKAIRELEKMVAESRPPTVESQEADTSSQAVKRRLPREIKMKLAKVARLAQASQGRISKELLSRLMSILGHLIQLRTLKRNLKVMISMGLSAKQEKDNRFQQIKKEVVEMIKIQAPSLELKAFGQQAGASDDFQELCSEEKGVKKKFSMDAALEDKICDLYDLFVDGLDEEAGPPVRKLYGELAELWPNGFMDNHGIKRAICKAKERRRALYNRHKEQEKITRKKMLAPKIEETVRVEGNSIAQPQSGRERLSTETGGHGLTPANRPVSNNTSAAVRMQSPSSNGPLNSDRIKQEKLKGTSSNSLDDARVSDGGMPKKKVKRKPEVELDETHFRPEKLASQQGEERYKPLKQAAGLPHKSNLPSTAPQVLNSQTDMI